Proteins from one Gossypium raimondii isolate GPD5lz chromosome 8, ASM2569854v1, whole genome shotgun sequence genomic window:
- the LOC105791623 gene encoding C-terminal binding protein AN: MDLQQLDPLQISIPKASDPYSIMNNSSVWLEIRLFYVRIAPRVIDSAPDHLTLCYLRREIGFSLEVNGSRVPASDSASFTLRRDRLDRESSEVTYLSTDSVRVTGGFEFEVYENEKMMLCGSLERMEGEWSMDCYMAAAVKEPGNSAFFQRKKGVSAPGIEVYIAGCSAGVPVILTKTITVSPWRKNGSRLSSTLDAIPEDEEIGKGNNKGSNGLVRHRNLQVTESGLEDYEFDGKIGHGYYSEDMYAGEDGQLSWFNAGVRVGVGIGLGMCLGVGIGVGLLMRSYQATTRNFRRRMNTSIPTTSSGLRSSATMPRRNIPTPLPLVVSLNCVEDCVLEQESLAGVSLFEHVPLSRLADGKIEAAAAVLLHSLAYLPRAAQRRLRPYQLILCLGSSDRAVDSALAADLGLRLVHVDVSRAEEIADTVMALFLGLLRRTHLLSRHALSASGWLGSVQPLCRGMRRCRGLVLGIVGRSASARSLASRSLAFRMSVLYFDVVEENGKVSRSSIRFPPAARRMDTLNDLLAASDLISLHCALTNETVQIINSECLQHVKPGAFLVNTGSSQLLDDCALKQLLIDGTLAGCALDGAEGPQWMEAWVKEMPNVLILPRSADYSEEAWMEIREKAISMLQSFFFDGVIPKDAISDEDEEESEIVDEKGQFSIQDKESALQGSCAEQLINEIQQSPESSLKKDSNQSKQSNQNPSPGLPHNIAAKSEGRRSRSGKKAKKRQARQKTLQKSDEPLILEKESTSQREDDTAMSGTDQALSSGSQSPEGSRSRKTPIELMQVSTSDRLLKTSKKLSELSGDSLKDGYIIALYARVCPALHVSRQRVKGGGWFLDTMSNVTKRDPAAQFLVVYRNKETIGLRSCAAGGKLLQINRRMEFVFASHSFDVWESWTLQGPLEECRLVNCRNPSAVLDVRIEILAAIGEDDGVTRWLD; this comes from the exons ATGGACCTTCAACAGCTTGATCCCTTGCAAATTTCAATCCCGAAAGCCTCGGATCCCTACAGTATCATGAACAATTCCTCCGTATGGCTTGAAATCCGTCTCTTTTACGTTCGGATAGCGCCCCGCGTAATCGATAGCGCGCCGGACCACCTCACCCTCTGCTACCTCCGCCGCGAAATCGGTTTCTCCCTCGAAGTCAACGGCTCTCGTGTCCCGGCTTCCGATTCCGCTTCGTTCACGCTCCGCCGCGACCGTCTCGACCGGGAGTCGTCGGAGGTCACTTATTTGAGCACCGATAGCGTTCGCGTCACCGGAGGGTTTGAATTCGAGGTGTACGAGAATGAAAAGATGATGTTGTGTGGCTCTTTGGAAAGGATGGAAGGGGAATGGAGCATGGATTGTTATATGGCGGCAGCGGTTAAGGAGCCTGGGAATTCTGCGTTTTTCCAACGGAAAAAGGGGGTTTCAGCGCCGGGCATTGAAGTTTACATTGCGGGGTGTTCCGCGGGTGTGCCTGTGATATTGACGAAGACGATAACAGTGAGTCCTTGGAGGAAAAATGGGTCGAGGCTTAGTTCGACATTGGATGCGATTCCTGAGGATGAAGAGATTGGCAAAGGGAATAACAAGGGTAGTAATGGATTGGTTAGACACCGGAATTTGCAG GTTACCGAATCCGGACTTGAAGATTATGAGTTTGATGGAAAAATCGGACACGGCTACTACTCTGAAGACATGTATGCTGGAGAGGATGGTCAGCTTTCATGGTTTAATGCTGGTGTTAGAGTTGGGGTTGGAATTGGCCTTGGGATGTGCCTTGGGGTTGGAATTGGAGTTGGACTGCTAATGCGATCATATCAAGCAACTACCCGGAACTTTAGGAGAAG GATGAATACATCCATCCCAACGACGTCGTCTGGGCTCAGATCCTCTGCCACGATGCCTCGACGTAATATCCCTACGCCTCTCCCTTTGGTCGTTTCCCTCAACTGCGTTGAAGATTGCGTTCTCGAACAAGAATCATTGGCCGGCGTCTCGCTCTTCGAGCACGTCCCTCTTAGCCGCTTAGCCGATGGGAAGATCGAGGCCGCCGCGGCTGTCCTCCTTCACTCTCTTGCCTACCTCCCTCGAGCTGCCCAGCGTCGCCTCCGTCCTTACCAGCTCATCCTCTGTCTCGGCTCCTCTGACCGCGCCGTCGACTCTGCCTTAGCCGCTGACCTTGGACTACGCCTTGTCCATGTCGACGTCTCGCGAGCCGAGGAGATCGCTGACACTGTCATGGCGCTGTTTCTTGGCTTGCTCCGTCGGACGCACTTGCTCTCCCGCCACGCACTTTCGGCTTCCGGCTGGCTTGGCTCGGTTCAGCCGCTTTGCAGGGGAATGAGGCGGTGCCGAGGTCTAGTGTTGGGAATAGTTGGCAGATCTGCGTCGGCCCGGTCTCTGGCATCCCGAAGCTTAGCCTTCAGAATGAGTGTGCTTTATTTTGATGTTGTGGag gaaaatggaaaagtaaGTAGATCTTCTATAAGGTTTCCACCAGCTGCCCGCAGAATGGATACTCTTAACGATTTACTAGCTGCAAGTGACCTTATATCGCTTCATTGTGCTTTAACGAATGAAACTGTTCAGATTATAAATTCTGAATGTTTGCAGCATGTAAAACCTG GGGCTTTTCTTGTGAACACTGGCAGCAGCCAGCTCTTGGATGATTGTGCATTAAAGCAACTTCTCATTGATGGCACCTTAGCTGGGTGTGCTCTGGATGGAGCTGAAGGGCCACAGTGGATGGAAGCATGG GTGAAGGAGATGCCCAATGTACTGATACTTCCACGAAGTGCAGATTATAGTGAAGAAGCATGGATGGAGATAAGGGAGAAGGCTATCTCTATGTTGCAATCATTTTTTTTTGATGGGGTCATTCCAAAGGATGCCATTTCTGATGAGGATGAGGAAGAAAGTGAAATAGTTGATGAAAAAGGACAATTTAGCATACAAGACAAAGAAAGTGCTTTGCAGGGATCTTGTGCTGAACAGTTGATCAATGAGATTCAACAAAGTCCTGAAAGCTCCCTTAAAAAGGATTCCAATCAATCTAAGCAGTCTAATCAGAACCCAAGTCCTGGTTTACCTCATAACATTGCTGCCAAATCAGAGGGGAGACGCAGCAGATCAGGTAAAAAGGCCAAAAAGAGGCAGGCCCGTCAAAAAACCCTACAAAAATCAGATGAGCCCTTGAtattagaaaaagaaagtaCTTCACAAAGAGAAGATGACACTGCTATGAGTGGCACCGATCAAGCACTAAGTTCTGGTTCTCAGTCTCCAGAAGGCTCAAGAAGTAGGAAAACCCCTATAGAATTAATGCAAGTGTCAACTTCTGACCGGCTTCTTAAAACTAGCAAGAAGCTAAGTGAACTGTCTGGTGATAGTCTGAAAGATGGATATATTATAGCTTTGTATGCAAGAGTTTGTCCTGCACTCCACGTGTCCAGACAAAGAGTTAAAGGTGGTGGTTGGTTCCTAGACACCATGTCTAATGTAACCAAAAGAGATCCTGCAGCACAGTTCCTTGTTGTCTACAGAAACAAG GAGACAATTGGTCTACGATCTTGTGCTGCTGGTGGGAAATTGCTGCAG ATCAACAGAAGAATGGAATTTGTATTTGCTAGTCACAGCTTCGATGTTTGGGAGAGTTGGACATTGCAAGGTCCTTTGGAGGAATGTAGGCTGGTCAATTGCAGAAATCCTTCA GCGGTTTTGGATGTACGCATAGAGATTCTGGCAGCTATAGGGGAGGATGATGGGGTGACTCGCTGGCTCGATTAG